The nucleotide window GAATTTCGAGTTCAACTATAAAAATTTTTTGAAGGTTATTCAAGAACGTGCTTTTCCAATACATAACAGTAGAATTTGCCCTCAAGGACTTTTTCTCCCTTCTGATTGAAGACTTCAACAAATACAATCTTTTTCTTTCCTTGATCTTCCTCTACTTTTGCCTTGGCAAGGAGTTCATCTCCAACTTTTACCGGCTTTGTGAACCTCACTTCTGCTTTTCCAAGCACCACAGTAGGCTCGTTAACGGCTAGCATTGCGGCATAATCGGCTAAACCAAATGTAAAGCCACCGTGAACTAGACCGTATTCATCGACCTTCATCTCTTCTCTTGTCTTGAGTTTTACCTCCGCATAGCCCTCTTCGATTTTTACAGGCTCTCCAACAAGCCCTTTGGAAGTTAATAGGTGGGTTCTCTGTTCCATTATCACCACCAAAGTACGTATATCTTCACCGGAATATAAACTTTCACGTTATCTAAATTTGAT belongs to Thermococcus bergensis and includes:
- a CDS encoding PaaI family thioesterase, which produces MEQRTHLLTSKGLVGEPVKIEEGYAEVKLKTREEMKVDEYGLVHGGFTFGLADYAAMLAVNEPTVVLGKAEVRFTKPVKVGDELLAKAKVEEDQGKKKIVFVEVFNQKGEKVLEGKFYCYVLEKHVLE